The Spiroplasma litorale nucleotide sequence TATATATAAAGAAACAAAAGGGAAAATGTATTATTTTAAGTACTTTTTTGAAGACAAAAAAGATTATTTAATTGTTGCAACAACAAGACCAGAAACAATGTTTGGTGATGTTTGTTTGGTTATTAACCCAAGTGATTCTAGATATAAAGAATATATTGGTAAAAAAGTTATTAATCCTGCAAATGATCAATTAATTCCAATAATTGCAGATGAATATGTTGAGGTTGATTTTGGTACTGGTGTTATGAAATGCACTCCATCTCATGATCCTAATGACTTTGAATTATCTTTAAAACATAATTTAGATCTTATAAATGTTATGAATCTTGACGGCACAATGAATGAAAAAGCAATTGATTATGTTGGCTTGGATAGATTTGAAGCTAGAGAATTATTAATAAATAACTTAAAGCAAAAGAATTTAGTTGAAAAAATCGATGATATATTACATCAAGTGGGTTACTCAGAACGAAGTGGTGTAATTATAGAACCACTTGTTTCAAAACAATGGTTTGTGAAAATGGATGAACTATCTAAAATTGTATTAGATCTTCAAAAATCAGATAATAAAATTAATTTTTACCCAAATAGATTTTCTTCAACATTAGAAATTTGAATGGAAAATGCTTATGATTGAACAATTTCAAGACAATTATGATGAGGTCATCAAATACCCGCATGATATAACAAAAACAATAAAGAAGAAGTTTATGTTGGTATTGAACCACCAAAAGATATTGAAAATTGAATAAGAGATCAAGACGTATTAGATACTTGATTTTCAAGCGCATTTTGACCATTTGCAACAATGGAGTGAGATCCTAGTAAAATATCAAAACTAATGAATAATTATTATCCAATTTCAGTTATGGTTACAGGATATGATATTATCTTTTTTTGAGTTGCTAGAATGATCTTCCAAGGATTAAAATTTACAAATTCTAAACCATTTAAAGATGTTTTAATCCACGGTCTTATAAGAGATGAAAATGGACAAAAAATGTCTAAATCACTCGGCAATGGTGTAGATCCAATGGAAGTTATTGAACAATATGGAGCTGACGCACTAAGATATTTCTTAATAACTAACTCAACTCCAGGTCAAGATTTAAGATATAGTGAAGAAAAATTAAAATCTTCATGAAATTTTTTAAATAAAGTTTGAAATGCATCTAGATTTGTATTCATGAATAGTGATTTAAAATTTACAGAAAATGAATTTGATAAAAATTTTGTTGAAAAATTTAGTGATAATAACTTGATTGATAAATGAATATTAAATAAATTATCTTTATGTAAAGAAGAAGTGAATAAAAATATAGATAAATATGAGTTTGCAGTGATTGGTAAAGTTATTTATAACTTTATTTGAGAAGATTATTGTTCATGATATTTAGAACTTGCAAAAGTTCAATTAATAAATGATAATTTGTCAGAACAAGAAAAACTTAATACAAAAGCAACCCTTATATATGTACTAAAACAAATTTTATTGTTGCTTCATCCTTTTTGTCCTTTTATGACAGAAGAAATATATTTACAATTTGGTTCACAAGCTTCAATTTTAAATGAAGTTTATGATGATAGAGTATATGACTTTAATGTTGATCAAATTGAGAACATCTTCCAAATAATTAGCTCAATAAGAGAGTTTAGGGCAAGCCAAAATATTAAAAATAGTCTTAAATTAGATTTTGGTCTTAACATTATAAAATCAAAATTTATTTCAAATAAATATATTTTATATGTATCATATTTTGCAAAAAATCTTGCAAATTCAATTTTAAATACAGATTATAATTTTAATTCTGATTTTACAAGTATACCTGTTAGAGATTATTTTTTAGAAATAAAAAATTCTGATTTCATTAATGAAGAAGAAATAAAAAACTCATTGATTGAAACAAAAAATAATTTAGAAAAAGAAATCAAAAGAAGCGAAAATATATTAAATAATCAAAATTTTCTTAGCAAAGCAAGTAAAGAAAAAATAGCTGAGGAAAAAGAAAAATATAATATATATAAAACTCAATACGATGCCATAGTAAAAAAAATCAATAATAATTAATTAAATATCATATGTTATTGACATAAAAAAAATCAATAATAATTAATTAAATTGCAATTATATTTGATAAAATCTATATTGTATAATTGTAATTCAATATTTATAGAGAGGCATTAATTATGAAAAAAGTATGAATTGTAATGTTAATTACTTCAATTGCATTGTTGATAATATCTACACTGTCTTTAACATTGCCAGATTTCAAATATAAAAATCAGTTATTGTATGAATATTATAGTGGAATAAAATTCCCATCAAAATTAGAAAACATTCAAATATGAATCAAACTAATGTTGTCGATGTCTGTTATTTCATCAGTTATAAGCATTTTTGTGCTAGTAATGGGGTATTTTTATGAGAATACAACTTATAATAAATATGCAGCAATGACTCAAATTCCAGTAGTTTTCATTGCTTTCTTTAGTGGTCTTATGATGTTGATTGCTGGTTGTATGACACTTAGTGGGGGTACTATAAATTCATCATCAAAAACTTCTTTAATTATATTACAAGTATTTATTAATTTAGGTTATGTTTCATTAACTGGTATTACTATATGGACTTGTATTGTTGAATATAAGGCAAATTCACTTAAATAATTTATTTTAGCACTTATAAAAGGTGTATAATAAATATTGAAATTATTAGAAAGGGGCTATTTATGAAGGCATCATGAATAGTATTATTGTCAAGTTTTTTAATAACATTGTTGACTTCTGTATTGATTTTAACTTTGAGTGATAAATTTGGATATAAATATTATACTTTTTTTGAGGGAAGTAAATTTCCATCAAAAGATAATCAAGTATTTATTTGATTAATTATATATATTGCAGTTTTAGCAGTAGGTTTAATTATGGGTATTTTTACATTAATTGCTAATCTATTAAAGATTGATAAATATAATAGAATAATGAACTATAGTTTCATGGTTATAGGTTTATTATTGATCATATTTGGTATATTCTTAATTGTTGCTGGTGCTAGAGCACAATCTTCGGATAAAGAAGCGGTAATATCTTTAAGTATGTTGTGTGTTTTCTTACCAATAAGTATTTCTTCAATATGTTTTATGTCTATTGTAGATTTTAAAACACAAAAATAATATATAATCATAAATTAGTTTATAAGCTAATTTTTTTATTTTTTTAGCAAGATTATAATAAAAAAATAACATATTTAAATGCTATAATATTATTGTTCAAAATAGTCGGTGATAAGAATGAAAAAAATTTTATTTATATTTTTATTGTTTCCAATAATCATTATTTCGTTGTGCAATTTTTTTATTAGCCAAAATTTGAATGAAAACAATAATACACTTGAAGATAAATTAAATCAAATCATACGCAAAAACAAAGATTGACCAGAAGAAAATGATAAATTTTTAGATGTTTGGGTTAATTTGCACGAAGAATCTTTAAAGCAAATAAACAATTCAATTAAAAATATAGTTGATCATTATACTAGTGTTTATATTGAAAAATATTATTATTATAAGCAAAATCATTATGTAGGCGACACAGATTCATATGGTGTTCCAAATTTTGAATTAAACAAATTATTAAATGATATATATAATTCAGATGAAGTTCAATTTCAAAGCGCATATATACTTAGAGCTTTATATGCAGAATCAAAAATTAATGTCATATTAGGTAAAACTAATAATTTAATTAATCCTACAAGTGAAATAGTTTTATGAGCATTTAAGTATTATAATGCATTGGTATTTTTCCAATGAATTAAAATTTGAATTAATGAACTAGGTAGAAATATAGAATATGGTTTAAGTATTGATTTTTATTCATTTGGTGGATATGTTCAATTAGATGAAAATGATCAACCAAAATGAGACTTACCTCCATCAGATAAAAAACCAGAAGCAAAACCAAAAACTTCTTTGAACAAGCAGTTAAAAGATTTTGTTGATGAAACTTATAACTTTGTATTCATAAATAAAGGAAACAAAAACAATTTTATATAAATTAGTTAACGCATATTAGATAAGGGAATAAAATAATGTGAGCTAAAAATAATTTTAAAAATACTTTTGTTATTTTTTTAAAAAATAACTTTTCAAATTATAAAACATATGTTTGAAGTTTTTTGCTACCATTTATATTATTTTTTGCTTTAATAACAATAAATACAAATATATTTAAAAATATACTCTTACCTCCATTGTTATTAAATATTTTATCAATTTCAATATTTTGTACTTCATTTTTTATTTCAATAACAATTATTGATTGGAAAAAAAGATTTTATCTAAAAAAATTATTATTAGGAAACTTAAATAAAAGAGATTTTTTAATATCTATTTATTTAATTAATGTAATTTTAAATACAGTCAGTTTTTTAATTAATTACATAACTTATTTAATTCTTTGTAAAACAGGATATTTGGTGATACATGTAAAAATTTTATCTAACTTAAATTTTGGTGTTTGAATTTTATATATAATGACAATGTTATTAACCATCTTTTTTCTAACTGTTTTATCATTTTTTTTAACATCATTATCAAAAAAAAGATCAGTAAATTTGCTATATATAATTATAATATTGTTTTTTACAATCATATTTTCTGAT carries:
- a CDS encoding valine--tRNA ligase; the protein is MKKDILDKKYNHLLVESNKYKKWLELDLFKAKQDNKKPKFSIVIPPPNVTGKLHLGHAWDGALQDLLIRYKKLSGFDTIWIPGMDHAGIATQAKVEERLRKNNISRYDLGREKFIDKVWEWKEEYSQNIRQQWAKLGLSLDYSKEKFTYSDELNKIVNYVFVEMYNKNLIYRGERIINWDPKQKTALSNIEVIYKETKGKMYYFKYFFEDKKDYLIVATTRPETMFGDVCLVINPSDSRYKEYIGKKVINPANDQLIPIIADEYVEVDFGTGVMKCTPSHDPNDFELSLKHNLDLINVMNLDGTMNEKAIDYVGLDRFEARELLINNLKQKNLVEKIDDILHQVGYSERSGVIIEPLVSKQWFVKMDELSKIVLDLQKSDNKINFYPNRFSSTLEIWMENAYDWTISRQLWWGHQIPAWYNKNNKEEVYVGIEPPKDIENWIRDQDVLDTWFSSAFWPFATMEWDPSKISKLMNNYYPISVMVTGYDIIFFWVARMIFQGLKFTNSKPFKDVLIHGLIRDENGQKMSKSLGNGVDPMEVIEQYGADALRYFLITNSTPGQDLRYSEEKLKSSWNFLNKVWNASRFVFMNSDLKFTENEFDKNFVEKFSDNNLIDKWILNKLSLCKEEVNKNIDKYEFAVIGKVIYNFIWEDYCSWYLELAKVQLINDNLSEQEKLNTKATLIYVLKQILLLLHPFCPFMTEEIYLQFGSQASILNEVYDDRVYDFNVDQIENIFQIISSIREFRASQNIKNSLKLDFGLNIIKSKFISNKYILYVSYFAKNLANSILNTDYNFNSDFTSIPVRDYFLEIKNSDFINEEEIKNSLIETKNNLEKEIKRSENILNNQNFLSKASKEKIAEEKEKYNIYKTQYDAIVKKINNN